A window from Labrus mixtus chromosome 14, fLabMix1.1, whole genome shotgun sequence encodes these proteins:
- the orai2 gene encoding protein orai-2 translates to MSSELNVPMGSPAPGASEQAHDGGMDYRDWVRRSYLELVSSNHHSVQALSWRKLYLSRAKLKASSRTSALLSGFAMVAMVEVQLEMQYSYPPVLLIAFSVCTTVLVAVHLFALLISTCILPNVEAVSNIHNLNSVSESPHERMHCYIELAWGFSTALGILLFLAEVVLLCWIKFLPVDSCETKKGTTCGSTGTAAPPVAQDSGRAAALASTIIMVPVGVIFVVFTIHFYRSLVRHKTERHHQEIEELHKIKVQLDGHERGLQTV, encoded by the exons ATGAGCAGTGAGCTTAACGTCCCAATGGGCTCCCCGGCCCCGGGGGCCTCCGAGCAAGCCCACGATGGCGGGATGGACTACAGGGACTGGGTGCGACGTAGCTACCTGGAGCTGGTCAGCTCCAACCACCACTCCGTGCAGGCCCTGTCCTGGAGGAAACTCTACCTGAGCCGGGCCAAGCTGAAGGCCTCCAGCAGGACGTCTGCTCTGCTCTCCGGCTTCGCAATG GTGGCCATGGTGGAGGTGCAGCTGGAGATGCAGTACAGTTATCCTCCTGTGCTCCTCATCGCCTTCAGCGTGTGCACGACCGTGCTGGTGGCGGTGCACCTCTTCGCTCTGCTCATCAGCACCTGCATCCTCCCGAACGTGGAGGCCGTCAGCAACATCCACAACCTCAACTCGGTCAGCGAGTCGCCGCACGAGCGCATGCACTGCTACATCGAGCTGGCGTGGGGCTTCTCCACGGCGCTGGGCATCCTGCTGTTCCTAGCCGAGGTGGTGCTCCTCTGCTGGATCAAGTTCCTGCCCGTGGACTCCTGTGAGACCAAAAAGGGAACGACGTGCGGCTCCACAGGGACCGCAGCTCCGCCTGTGGCGCAGGACAGCGGGCGGGCGGCGGCGCTGGCCTCCACCATCATCATGGTGCCGGTGGGGGTGATTTTCGTGGTGTTCACCATTCACTTCTATCGCTCTCTGGTGCGCCACAAGACAGAGCGCCACCACCAGGAGATCGAGGAACTGCACAAGATTAAAGTGCAGCTAGACGGCCACGAGAGAGGTCTTCAGACTGTGTGA